The following are encoded together in the Microterricola viridarii genome:
- a CDS encoding MMPL family transporter — MSDSRARSSLPDRLTSRRGAWVSLTLVLLAIVALFGMLSGAEAPAGVSASPANSESAQVKALSEQFAGSDEGSVLVVATRDDGGTLTDADMAALTALVPGIDSVTGHEASQPFTSEDGQAAVIQTSITLGEDNTATAQTVKALRGELADNPIDGITAQVTGGSAFGADIAASFEGADFSLLMVTIGIVALLLILTYRSPVLWLIPLVVVAIADRLASLVTNTAGTALGLEFDSGIISVLVFGAGTNYALLLISRYREELLKTENHRHALAAAWRGTAPAILASNVTVVLSLITLVFAVIPGTRGLGISSALGLLIALVAVLFALPPLLAVCGRGVFWPFVPRPGQEKSARPRFWGTVASRVVARPVVAIVAGGALLAIMATGLFGTTIGLNQTEKFRVASESAVGLETLSEHFPAGESQPMIVIANADSVDEVRTAAADVPGVIRVTPLGESEDGTLGKLMVVGESGPGTPRASPSSSSCAPPYMASTGRTPSSAEPSQTTSTPAPATCRTSG; from the coding sequence GCGGTGCCGAAGCCCCCGCGGGCGTCTCCGCATCTCCGGCGAACTCCGAGTCGGCGCAGGTGAAGGCACTGAGCGAGCAGTTCGCCGGCAGCGACGAGGGCTCGGTGCTCGTCGTCGCGACCCGCGATGACGGCGGCACGCTGACGGATGCCGACATGGCGGCGCTCACCGCCCTCGTGCCCGGCATCGACAGCGTCACCGGCCACGAGGCCTCACAACCCTTCACCAGCGAGGACGGCCAGGCTGCCGTCATCCAGACATCGATCACGCTGGGCGAAGACAACACGGCCACCGCGCAGACCGTGAAGGCCCTGCGCGGCGAGCTCGCCGACAACCCGATCGACGGCATCACCGCGCAGGTGACCGGCGGCTCGGCCTTCGGCGCCGACATCGCGGCCTCCTTCGAGGGCGCCGACTTCAGCCTGCTGATGGTGACCATCGGCATCGTCGCGCTGCTGCTGATCCTCACCTACCGCTCGCCGGTGCTCTGGCTGATCCCGCTCGTCGTCGTTGCCATCGCCGACCGCCTGGCCAGCCTCGTCACCAACACGGCCGGCACCGCGCTTGGCCTGGAGTTCGACTCGGGCATCATCAGCGTGTTGGTGTTCGGCGCCGGCACGAACTATGCACTGTTGCTCATCTCGCGCTACCGCGAGGAGCTGCTGAAGACCGAGAACCACCGTCACGCCCTCGCGGCCGCCTGGCGCGGAACCGCCCCGGCGATCCTCGCCTCCAACGTCACCGTTGTGCTCTCGCTGATCACCCTGGTGTTCGCCGTCATCCCCGGCACGCGCGGCCTCGGGATCTCCTCGGCGCTCGGCCTGCTGATCGCCCTCGTGGCCGTGCTCTTCGCGCTGCCGCCGCTGCTCGCAGTGTGTGGTCGCGGCGTGTTCTGGCCGTTCGTTCCCCGCCCGGGCCAAGAGAAGAGCGCCCGCCCGCGGTTCTGGGGCACGGTCGCCAGCCGCGTCGTTGCCCGCCCCGTCGTGGCCATCGTCGCCGGCGGCGCGCTGCTCGCCATCATGGCCACCGGCCTGTTCGGCACCACGATCGGCCTGAACCAGACCGAGAAGTTCCGTGTCGCCTCGGAGTCGGCTGTTGGTCTGGAGACCCTGTCGGAGCACTTCCCGGCCGGTGAATCGCAGCCGATGATCGTGATCGCGAACGCTGACTCAGTCGACGAGGTGCGCACGGCAGCTGCCGACGTGCCCGGCGTGATTCGGGTGACCCCGCTCGGCGAGTCCGAGGACGGCACGCTCGGCAAGCTGATGGTGGTCGGCGAGTCCGGCCCCGGCACCCCGAGAGCCTCGCCCTCGTCGAGCAGCTGCGCACCGCCGTACATGGCGTCGACGGGGCGGACGCCCTCGTCGGCGGAGCCGTCGCAGACGACTTCGACGCCCGCGCCGGCAACGTGCAGGACCTCTGGCTGA
- a CDS encoding MMPL family transporter, protein MRTAVHGVDGADALVGGAVADDFDARAGNVQDLWLIAPLVLAVSFIVLLVLLRSLVAPLLLLVVNVVSAVAAIGAGAWLSRVLFGQDALDLQVPLLSFLFLVALGIDYTIFLVHRARSEAAVYGTKQGMVRAVGSTGGVITSAGIVLAGVFAALGMLPLVTLGQLGLIVGLGVIVDTLVVRTVVVPAIFSLVGDRIWWPSRPPQARRDGDNTGADAPSGGESEHGTHTADAALAR, encoded by the coding sequence CTGCGCACCGCCGTACATGGCGTCGACGGGGCGGACGCCCTCGTCGGCGGAGCCGTCGCAGACGACTTCGACGCCCGCGCCGGCAACGTGCAGGACCTCTGGCTGATCGCCCCGCTGGTGCTCGCCGTCAGCTTCATCGTGCTGCTCGTGCTGCTGCGCTCGCTCGTCGCGCCGCTGCTGCTGCTCGTCGTCAACGTGGTCAGCGCGGTCGCGGCGATCGGCGCCGGCGCCTGGCTCAGCCGGGTGCTGTTCGGCCAGGACGCCCTCGACCTGCAGGTGCCGCTGCTCTCCTTCCTGTTCCTGGTGGCCCTGGGCATCGATTACACGATCTTCCTGGTGCACCGCGCCCGGAGTGAGGCTGCCGTGTACGGCACCAAGCAGGGCATGGTGCGGGCCGTCGGCAGCACCGGTGGCGTCATCACCAGTGCCGGCATCGTGCTCGCCGGTGTCTTCGCGGCACTCGGCATGCTGCCGCTGGTCACGCTTGGCCAGCTCGGCCTGATCGTCGGCCTGGGCGTAATCGTGGACACCCTGGTGGTGCGCACCGTGGTCGTGCCGGCGATCTTCAGCCTGGTCGGCGACCGCATCTGGTGGCCGTCGCGGCCGCCGCAGGCACGCCGAGACGGCGACAACACCGGCGCAGACGCGCCCAGCGGGGGAGAATCGGAGCATGGCACGCACACTGCTGACGCAGCCCTCGCCCGATGA
- a CDS encoding sensor histidine kinase, whose translation MARTLLTQPSPDDAGAQGVRRTPRALSTTIRSMQFGLHLITAALIVVAASRALLDDMPLVPVLTGSLAFAGWYLGGILLADRVHGRQVAGWWLAGLAVIWVGAVTASAEFIWLAFPLWLLAGYILRLRWAVLFSIGIFAVVLAAPILQFGTISYATIIGPLLGGTFALSIARGYVELVNDLRERQRLVASLVQAQAEMAALQEELAETQRLAGAKAERTRISRDIHDTIAQGFSSISLLARAALENGQTENGRMPRTLEQIDAIARDNLVDVRRIVAALAPSELEEDALAGAIRRMLDRLTAEAGIETELRVDDGLPALPTTVEVALLRTAQSALANVRQHAGASRVVVNLADAGDSVRLDIVDDGHGFDARAWDAGTGTSGGGYGLHSMRARLRELGGGLDVESAPGEGAALSAHVPLARALKEGI comes from the coding sequence ATGGCACGCACACTGCTGACGCAGCCCTCGCCCGATGACGCGGGTGCTCAGGGCGTGCGGCGAACACCGCGCGCTCTGAGCACCACCATCCGGTCGATGCAGTTCGGACTGCACCTGATCACGGCAGCACTCATCGTGGTGGCCGCCAGCCGCGCCCTCCTCGACGACATGCCGCTCGTGCCGGTGCTGACCGGGTCCCTCGCCTTCGCCGGCTGGTACCTCGGCGGCATCCTGCTCGCGGACCGGGTGCACGGCCGGCAGGTCGCCGGCTGGTGGCTGGCCGGGCTCGCCGTCATCTGGGTCGGCGCCGTCACGGCATCCGCCGAGTTCATCTGGTTGGCGTTCCCGCTCTGGCTGCTGGCCGGCTACATCCTGCGGTTGCGCTGGGCAGTGCTGTTCTCGATCGGGATCTTCGCCGTGGTGCTGGCCGCGCCGATCCTGCAGTTCGGCACCATCAGCTACGCCACGATCATCGGCCCACTGCTCGGCGGAACCTTCGCACTCAGCATCGCGCGCGGCTACGTCGAGCTGGTCAACGACCTGCGCGAACGGCAGCGACTGGTCGCCTCGCTCGTGCAGGCGCAGGCCGAGATGGCCGCCCTGCAAGAGGAGTTGGCCGAGACCCAGCGGCTCGCCGGCGCCAAGGCCGAGCGCACTCGCATCTCCCGCGACATCCACGACACAATCGCCCAGGGCTTCTCCTCGATCTCCCTGTTGGCGCGGGCGGCGCTCGAGAACGGCCAGACCGAGAACGGGCGGATGCCGCGCACGCTGGAGCAGATCGACGCCATCGCCCGCGACAACCTCGTGGACGTGCGCCGGATTGTGGCCGCCCTGGCACCCTCCGAGCTCGAGGAGGACGCCCTGGCAGGCGCCATCCGGCGCATGCTCGACAGGCTCACCGCGGAGGCGGGGATCGAGACGGAGCTGCGCGTCGACGATGGCCTGCCCGCGCTACCCACCACCGTCGAGGTCGCCCTGCTGCGCACGGCGCAGTCGGCGCTGGCCAATGTGCGCCAGCACGCCGGTGCCAGCCGGGTGGTGGTGAACCTGGCGGATGCCGGCGACTCGGTGCGTCTGGACATCGTCGACGACGGCCACGGCTTCGACGCGCGCGCCTGGGATGCCGGCACCGGCACCTCCGGCGGCGGCTACGGCCTGCACTCGATGCGGGCCAGGCTCCGCGAGCTGGGCGGCGGGCTCGACGTGGAGAGCGCCCCGGGCGAGGGCGCAGCGCTCTCTGCCCACGTGCCGCTCGCTCGGGCGCTGAAGGAGGGGATCTAG
- a CDS encoding response regulator, with product MAITVLLVDDHPVVRTGLRALFDNSDDVQVVGEAASGEEAIALAEHLHPDVVLCDLRLGDGIDGVETTAALRAQHPAPAVIILTTFDRDVEILRAIEAGAAGYLLKDVSPATIVSSLKEAARGGMVLAPEMAKRVVDGMRHPRPRLTERELEVLRLLDTGASNREIARALFVTEATVKTHLVHLFAKLNVESRAKAVTLARETGLL from the coding sequence ATGGCGATCACCGTGCTGTTGGTGGACGACCACCCGGTCGTGCGCACCGGCTTGCGGGCGCTGTTCGACAACAGCGACGACGTGCAGGTCGTCGGCGAGGCGGCATCCGGCGAGGAGGCCATCGCCCTGGCCGAGCACCTGCACCCCGACGTCGTGCTCTGCGACCTGCGGCTCGGCGACGGCATCGACGGCGTCGAGACCACCGCGGCGCTGCGTGCCCAACATCCGGCCCCGGCCGTCATCATCCTCACCACGTTCGACCGCGACGTGGAGATCCTGCGCGCCATCGAGGCGGGGGCCGCCGGCTACCTGCTGAAGGACGTCAGCCCGGCCACGATCGTCTCCTCGCTCAAGGAGGCGGCGCGCGGCGGCATGGTGCTCGCCCCCGAGATGGCCAAACGCGTCGTGGACGGCATGCGGCACCCCCGGCCGCGGCTCACCGAGCGCGAGCTGGAGGTGCTGCGGCTGCTGGACACCGGCGCCTCCAACCGCGAGATTGCCCGCGCGCTGTTCGTCACCGAGGCCACCGTGAAGACGCACCTGGTGCACCTGTTCGCCAAGCTCAACGTGGAGAGCCGCGCCAAAGCGGTGACCCTGGCCCGGGAAACCGGCCTGCTCTGA
- a CDS encoding DUF2871 domain-containing protein yields MTKLFYAAFTYMVLGVASGLFYREFTKANDFPSGEFTQLGLVHTHLLTLGFIVLLIVLALEKLFAMSESPLFPWFFWVYNAGVVVTSGTMVWHGSLTVLGQESSAMIAGIAGMGHILLTIGMVLLFLALRHGLLAQQAAKLAAPAPAQL; encoded by the coding sequence ATGACCAAGCTGTTCTACGCCGCATTCACCTACATGGTTCTCGGTGTCGCATCCGGCCTGTTCTACCGGGAGTTCACCAAGGCCAACGACTTCCCCTCCGGCGAGTTCACCCAGCTCGGCCTGGTGCACACGCACCTGCTCACCCTGGGCTTCATCGTGCTGCTGATCGTGCTGGCGCTGGAGAAGCTGTTCGCGATGTCGGAGAGCCCGCTGTTCCCCTGGTTCTTCTGGGTCTACAACGCGGGCGTGGTCGTCACCTCCGGCACCATGGTCTGGCACGGTTCGCTGACCGTGCTTGGCCAGGAGTCGTCCGCGATGATCGCGGGAATCGCCGGCATGGGGCACATCCTGCTCACCATCGGCATGGTGCTGCTGTTCCTCGCGCTGCGCCACGGCCTACTGGCCCAGCAGGCCGCGAAGCTGGCCGCACCGGCCCCCGCGCAGCTCTAA
- a CDS encoding MFS transporter, whose protein sequence is MYRSSSPAPAVDVLHAKRWWALGVLSLTQLVVVLDGTIVNIALPQAQLELGLSDGQRQWVVTAYALAFGALLLLGGRIADYWGRKRTFLVGMLGFGAASVFGGVAQSGMELVIARGLQGAFAALLAPASLALLTVTFTHGRERNTAFAIFGTVAGTGAAIGLLLGGALTEFADWRWCLLVNVFFVLAGLIGGLLFVTESKAPGENRYDLGGAITVTLGLGALVYGFSLAEHGWGSLDTIGFIALGVLLLAVFVFIESRVAQPLLPLRVVLNRVRGGAYLIQAVIGSVMVGATVYLAFHLQIVLAFSPFVAGLASLPMTVVIMICVPFLTKLLPVIGPRPMMIGGPLIAAVGLFWLSGVTPGGDYFTQVLPGLAILGVGMANLFVPVQNLALTGVAPEDAGAASAMANSAGQIGGGIGLSVFTALYASAAAAEAEADPAALLASFTAGYSAVFTAAAIAMLAGAVIAAVFIRGRKEELMPHVGEAPAAVHV, encoded by the coding sequence ATGTATCGTTCTTCCTCGCCCGCGCCCGCGGTCGACGTCCTGCACGCGAAGCGATGGTGGGCGCTCGGCGTGCTCTCGCTGACGCAGCTCGTCGTCGTGCTCGACGGCACCATCGTCAACATCGCCCTTCCGCAGGCCCAGCTGGAGCTCGGCCTCTCTGACGGCCAACGGCAATGGGTGGTCACCGCCTACGCGCTGGCGTTCGGCGCGCTGCTGCTGCTCGGCGGGCGGATCGCCGACTACTGGGGGCGCAAGCGCACGTTCCTGGTCGGCATGCTCGGCTTCGGCGCGGCCTCCGTGTTCGGCGGCGTCGCACAGAGCGGCATGGAACTGGTCATCGCCCGCGGGCTGCAGGGCGCGTTCGCCGCACTGCTTGCCCCGGCGTCGCTCGCCCTGCTGACCGTCACCTTCACCCACGGCCGCGAGCGCAACACGGCCTTCGCGATCTTCGGAACCGTCGCCGGCACGGGTGCGGCGATCGGCCTGCTGCTCGGCGGCGCGCTCACCGAGTTCGCCGACTGGCGCTGGTGCCTGCTCGTCAACGTCTTCTTCGTGCTCGCCGGGCTGATCGGCGGCCTGCTGTTCGTCACCGAGTCGAAGGCGCCGGGGGAGAACCGCTATGACCTGGGCGGCGCCATCACCGTGACGCTCGGCCTCGGCGCCCTCGTCTACGGGTTCAGCCTGGCCGAACACGGCTGGGGCAGCCTGGACACCATCGGCTTCATCGCGCTCGGCGTGCTGCTGCTCGCCGTGTTCGTGTTCATCGAATCCCGTGTCGCGCAGCCGCTGCTGCCGCTGCGCGTCGTGCTCAACCGGGTGCGCGGCGGCGCCTACCTGATCCAGGCCGTGATCGGCAGCGTCATGGTCGGCGCCACCGTCTACCTCGCCTTCCACCTGCAGATCGTGCTGGCGTTCTCGCCGTTCGTGGCCGGGCTCGCCTCGCTGCCGATGACGGTTGTCATCATGATCTGCGTGCCGTTCCTCACCAAGCTGCTGCCCGTGATCGGGCCGCGCCCGATGATGATCGGCGGCCCGCTGATCGCCGCCGTCGGCTTGTTCTGGCTGAGCGGGGTCACGCCGGGCGGCGACTACTTCACGCAGGTGCTGCCCGGTCTGGCGATCCTCGGCGTCGGCATGGCCAACCTGTTCGTGCCGGTGCAGAACCTGGCGCTGACCGGGGTTGCGCCGGAGGATGCCGGTGCGGCATCCGCCATGGCGAACTCGGCCGGGCAGATCGGCGGCGGGATCGGTCTCTCGGTGTTCACCGCGCTCTACGCGTCAGCGGCCGCCGCCGAGGCCGAGGCCGACCCGGCCGCGCTGCTGGCGTCGTTCACCGCCGGGTACTCGGCGGTGTTCACCGCTGCCGCGATCGCGATGCTGGCCGGCGCCGTGATCGCCGCCGTGTTCATCCGCGGGCGCAAGGAGGAGCTGATGCCGCACGTCGGCGAGGCCCCCGCCGCCGTGCACGTCTAG
- a CDS encoding siderophore-interacting protein produces MPTTHFTVTATSWITPSLRRVHLHSADLSAFAESGFTDRYVKLVFPKPGVDYTGEVDVRALRGTVPPELLPDVRTYTVLHPNLEAGTVDIDFVVHGDEGVAGRWAASAGAGDTLLANGPGGAYRPDPAADWHLLVGDESAVPALSAALEALPRDAVARVVVLVESAAEEPELQLPEAATVTFVHRGGGTAAGLLEAAVRAVDWLDGRVHAFAHGEADEVMRGIRPYLRTERGLGRDQLSISGYWRRGRSEDGFREWKAEFAQQEGIEPGPVGDRAAAGR; encoded by the coding sequence GTGCCGACCACCCATTTCACCGTCACCGCAACCTCATGGATCACGCCGTCACTGCGGCGCGTACATCTGCACAGCGCCGATCTCTCGGCCTTCGCCGAGAGCGGGTTCACCGACCGCTACGTCAAGCTCGTCTTCCCGAAGCCCGGCGTCGACTACACCGGCGAGGTCGACGTGCGCGCCCTCCGCGGCACCGTGCCCCCCGAGCTTCTGCCCGACGTGCGCACCTACACGGTGCTCCATCCGAACCTGGAGGCCGGCACCGTCGACATCGACTTCGTGGTGCACGGCGACGAGGGCGTCGCCGGCCGGTGGGCGGCGAGCGCCGGCGCCGGTGACACGCTCCTGGCCAACGGGCCGGGCGGCGCTTACCGCCCCGATCCGGCCGCGGACTGGCACCTGTTGGTCGGTGACGAGTCGGCCGTGCCCGCGCTCTCGGCGGCACTGGAGGCGCTCCCCCGCGATGCCGTCGCGCGCGTGGTGGTGCTCGTCGAGTCAGCCGCCGAGGAGCCGGAACTGCAGCTTCCCGAGGCCGCGACGGTCACCTTCGTACACCGCGGCGGCGGCACCGCAGCGGGCCTGCTCGAGGCAGCCGTGCGCGCCGTGGACTGGCTGGACGGCCGGGTGCACGCCTTTGCGCACGGCGAGGCCGACGAGGTCATGCGCGGCATCCGCCCCTACCTGCGCACCGAGCGGGGCCTCGGCCGCGACCAACTCTCGATCTCGGGGTACTGGCGGCGCGGCCGCAGCGAAGACGGCTTCCGCGAGTGGAAGGCCGAGTTCGCCCAGCAGGAGGGGATCGAGCCCGGGCCGGTGGGCGACCGCGCCGCCGCAGGCCGGTAG
- a CDS encoding glycerate kinase produces MTAAPVGPAPLRVVIAPDSFKGTLSAADAARAIAAGWASVRPADELRLLPMADGGEGTLDAFALALPGGIRMPVTVQGPDNESVQAEWLLLPGTPGSPGGTAVVELANTSGITLLDPLRPLDAHTLGFGQAIAAALDHGVHRLLLALGGSSSSDGGAGALTALGAYFTDATGRPVRLGNRGLGQLARVRLETLRALPPGGAQILSDVSNPLLGPLGAAAVFGPQKGASPEQVEGIESGLRRLARLLPGGAELPGAGAAGGTGFGLLHWGATITPGASAVGQAMGVPQAVAAASVVITGEGRFDSQSAAGKVPSYLAGLAADAGIPALLVAGAIEAPTVDFADALSLGEVAGSPGAALAEPDRWLRASGARLARSVTDGHPGVH; encoded by the coding sequence ATGACCGCTGCGCCCGTCGGGCCCGCTCCGCTGCGCGTCGTGATCGCGCCGGACTCCTTCAAGGGCACCCTCTCGGCCGCGGATGCCGCCCGCGCCATCGCCGCAGGGTGGGCGTCGGTGCGGCCGGCCGACGAGCTGCGCCTGCTGCCGATGGCCGACGGCGGGGAGGGCACGCTCGACGCCTTCGCGCTCGCGCTGCCCGGCGGCATCCGCATGCCCGTCACCGTGCAGGGCCCCGACAATGAATCGGTTCAGGCGGAGTGGCTGCTGCTGCCGGGCACCCCGGGCTCCCCCGGCGGCACGGCCGTCGTCGAGCTCGCCAACACGAGCGGCATCACCCTGCTCGACCCGCTGCGCCCACTCGACGCGCACACCCTGGGCTTCGGGCAGGCGATCGCGGCCGCCCTGGACCACGGCGTGCACCGGCTGCTGCTGGCACTCGGCGGCAGCTCCTCCAGCGACGGCGGGGCCGGCGCGCTCACCGCACTCGGCGCCTACTTCACGGATGCCACCGGCCGGCCCGTGCGGCTCGGCAACCGCGGCCTCGGCCAGCTGGCCCGAGTGCGCCTCGAGACGCTGCGCGCCCTGCCGCCCGGCGGCGCGCAGATCCTCTCCGACGTGAGCAACCCGTTGCTCGGGCCGCTCGGCGCCGCCGCCGTGTTCGGCCCGCAGAAGGGCGCCAGTCCCGAGCAGGTCGAAGGCATCGAGTCCGGGCTGCGTCGGCTGGCCCGGCTGCTGCCCGGCGGGGCCGAGCTGCCCGGCGCCGGAGCCGCGGGCGGCACCGGTTTCGGCCTGCTGCACTGGGGCGCGACGATCACACCCGGGGCGTCGGCCGTGGGGCAGGCGATGGGGGTTCCGCAGGCCGTGGCCGCGGCATCCGTCGTCATCACCGGCGAGGGTCGCTTCGACAGCCAGTCGGCCGCCGGCAAGGTGCCCAGCTACCTGGCCGGACTGGCGGCGGATGCCGGCATCCCCGCGCTGCTCGTCGCCGGCGCGATCGAGGCCCCCACCGTCGACTTCGCCGACGCCCTGTCGCTCGGCGAGGTGGCTGGCTCCCCCGGCGCCGCCCTGGCCGAACCGGACCGCTGGCTGCGGGCATCCGGCGCGCGCCTGGCCCGGTCGGTCACGGACGGCCACCCCGGCGTCCACTAG
- a CDS encoding GAP family protein has product MYEVLGDIIPFAVGVALSPLPVIAALLLVMAPVGARGGLAFLTARLLAFAALTAVFAWASDLVDDAAGSTVPAAIARLVLGCVLLVWAVLKWRGRPQGDAEGKLPGWMASIDAMRAAAAFRLGLVLTVVNPKEIAFAAGAGFTIGGAFLGAGEMVLAGAVFVLLACASVAVPVLAVLIGGERTAPNLAEARSWLVRNNAAVLAIVLLVLGAMLIGSGLSGLD; this is encoded by the coding sequence ATGTACGAAGTCCTCGGCGACATCATCCCATTCGCGGTCGGCGTCGCCCTCAGTCCGCTCCCCGTCATCGCCGCCCTGCTGCTGGTGATGGCCCCGGTCGGGGCCCGAGGCGGGCTCGCCTTTCTGACGGCGCGACTGCTGGCGTTCGCGGCTCTGACCGCGGTGTTCGCCTGGGCCTCGGACCTCGTCGATGACGCCGCCGGTTCCACCGTGCCGGCCGCCATCGCGCGCCTGGTCCTCGGCTGCGTGCTCCTCGTCTGGGCCGTGCTCAAGTGGCGCGGCCGGCCACAGGGCGACGCGGAGGGAAAGCTGCCCGGCTGGATGGCCTCGATTGACGCGATGCGCGCCGCTGCGGCGTTCCGGCTGGGGCTCGTGCTCACCGTGGTGAACCCCAAGGAGATTGCCTTCGCCGCCGGGGCCGGTTTCACCATCGGTGGGGCCTTTCTCGGGGCAGGCGAGATGGTGCTCGCCGGCGCGGTATTCGTGCTGCTGGCCTGCGCGAGCGTCGCGGTGCCCGTGCTGGCCGTGTTGATCGGTGGTGAGCGCACGGCGCCGAACCTGGCGGAGGCGCGCAGCTGGCTGGTGCGCAACAATGCCGCCGTCCTGGCGATCGTGCTGCTGGTGCTCGGCGCCATGCTGATCGGCAGCGGCCTCTCCGGGCTGGACTGA
- a CDS encoding flotillin family protein produces the protein MFDFWFGPIPSIIGVVVFVLIIALIYSKTLYKNAGPDEALIITGKRSKKTVVDGQTHETSGQRIVVGQGVFITPFFQKVHKLELRSRAIEVTALAQDRNGVTITVDAVAIVKVGEEPASILAAAQRFLGQDKNIDSFALEVLSGSLRASIGATDVMTIIQRRDELGATVLSTARESLANQGLDVDSFEVKGITDDNNYINDIGRAEQAKVRAAAEVAEAASTREARQAAIAAEQAVAEAEATLALRRAALKLDTDRAAAESEASRPLAEAVAQQNIIEQQELTAQKRAQLKKAELESEVNAVADAESYRIRVTAEAQAAAAVAAANSSRDSRVAAAEAVRVEGEAEAGAILARGKAEAEATRLSAEALAQQSEALIQLRMIESLPLIAHELAAPMGNIDQLTVISNDGASQLSKNVASGFSEVDAVLKSTMGVGVRDLLSSVVSGAAGGAIAGGRGRAQVTGPVSAPEKVPAGAAQTPARTAQAPAEAAPAGKAQAPATAPAVALAEQVAQPQVQAAPLAAPAPAPAATPVAAAAPTTPKVSRAAAPAAPAASAPVDPVVAQAIAAAETAVAQQVQSTGTAAAPNRATLDAFAAEHGIDPELASQILNRVSAKFKGSRAK, from the coding sequence GTGTTCGACTTCTGGTTCGGCCCGATTCCGAGCATCATCGGCGTTGTCGTCTTCGTGCTGATCATCGCCCTGATCTACAGCAAGACGCTCTACAAGAATGCCGGTCCCGACGAAGCCCTGATCATCACGGGTAAGCGGTCGAAGAAGACCGTCGTCGACGGGCAGACGCACGAGACCTCCGGGCAGCGCATCGTCGTCGGCCAGGGTGTCTTCATCACCCCGTTCTTCCAGAAGGTGCACAAGCTTGAGCTGCGCTCGCGCGCCATCGAGGTCACGGCGCTCGCCCAGGACCGCAACGGCGTCACGATCACCGTCGACGCCGTCGCCATCGTCAAGGTCGGCGAGGAGCCCGCCTCGATCCTCGCCGCCGCCCAGCGCTTCCTCGGCCAGGACAAGAACATCGACTCCTTCGCCCTTGAGGTGCTCTCCGGCTCGCTGCGCGCCTCCATCGGCGCCACCGACGTGATGACGATCATCCAGCGCCGCGACGAGCTCGGCGCCACGGTGCTCTCGACCGCGCGCGAGTCGCTGGCCAACCAGGGCCTCGACGTTGACTCCTTCGAGGTCAAGGGCATCACCGACGACAACAACTACATCAACGACATCGGTCGCGCAGAGCAGGCCAAGGTGCGCGCCGCCGCCGAGGTGGCCGAGGCCGCGTCGACCCGCGAGGCGCGGCAGGCCGCCATCGCCGCCGAGCAGGCCGTTGCAGAGGCGGAGGCGACACTGGCCCTGCGCCGCGCGGCGCTCAAGCTCGACACCGACCGTGCCGCCGCCGAGTCTGAGGCCTCCCGCCCGCTGGCCGAGGCCGTCGCCCAGCAGAACATCATCGAGCAGCAGGAGCTCACCGCGCAGAAGCGCGCCCAGCTGAAGAAGGCCGAGCTGGAGTCCGAGGTGAACGCGGTGGCGGATGCCGAGAGCTACCGCATCCGCGTGACCGCCGAGGCCCAGGCAGCCGCCGCCGTCGCCGCCGCCAACTCCTCGCGTGACTCCCGTGTTGCAGCAGCAGAGGCCGTGCGCGTCGAAGGTGAGGCGGAGGCCGGCGCGATCCTCGCCCGCGGAAAGGCAGAAGCCGAGGCCACTCGCCTGTCGGCGGAGGCCCTCGCCCAGCAGTCGGAGGCGCTGATCCAGCTGCGCATGATCGAGTCGCTGCCGCTGATCGCGCACGAGCTGGCCGCCCCGATGGGCAACATCGACCAGCTCACCGTCATCTCGAACGACGGCGCCTCCCAGCTGTCCAAGAACGTGGCGAGCGGCTTCAGCGAGGTCGACGCCGTGCTGAAGTCCACCATGGGCGTCGGCGTGCGCGATCTGCTGAGCTCCGTGGTGAGCGGCGCGGCTGGCGGCGCCATCGCCGGTGGGCGCGGCCGTGCGCAGGTCACCGGGCCGGTCTCCGCACCGGAGAAGGTCCCGGCCGGCGCGGCGCAGACACCCGCCCGCACGGCCCAGGCTCCGGCCGAGGCTGCCCCGGCCGGCAAGGCCCAGGCCCCGGCCACCGCCCCCGCCGTCGCTCTGGCCGAGCAGGTCGCTCAGCCGCAGGTGCAGGCTGCTCCGCTCGCGGCGCCCGCCCCGGCGCCGGCTGCGACGCCCGTTGCTGCGGCGGCCCCGACTACCCCGAAGGTCTCGCGCGCCGCAGCCCCCGCCGCGCCCGCGGCATCCGCCCCGGTCGACCCCGTGGTGGCGCAGGCGATCGCGGCAGCCGAGACGGCCGTCGCCCAGCAGGTGCAGTCCACCGGCACCGCCGCTGCGCCGAACCGCGCAACGCTCGACGCCTTCGCGGCCGAGCACGGCATCGACCCGGAGCTGGCCAGTCAGATCCTCAACCGGGTGAGCGCCAAGTTCAAGGGCAGCCGCGCCAAGTAG